A region of Pyxidicoccus parkwaysis DNA encodes the following proteins:
- a CDS encoding NUDIX hydrolase, which translates to MTDGHSWQGDWKTRLYERAREHGYDSLTAFAEARPTASLVALAEELGKDDVNAVQVFSGLVAEAERSKKFTRLVRGQLVRELWQYLPNGWPTALDRETRFAVARALAGWHSFTPDPYKERVDRAGDALLANPPPPGWRPLGPDDELLRMLLPDEEA; encoded by the coding sequence ATGACCGACGGGCATTCCTGGCAAGGAGACTGGAAGACCCGACTGTACGAGCGAGCTCGCGAGCACGGTTACGATTCGCTCACTGCCTTCGCGGAAGCTCGTCCCACGGCATCACTGGTGGCGCTGGCCGAAGAGCTTGGCAAGGACGACGTCAACGCGGTGCAGGTGTTCAGCGGACTGGTGGCCGAGGCGGAACGGAGCAAGAAGTTCACTCGCCTGGTGCGCGGACAGCTCGTGCGCGAGCTGTGGCAATACCTCCCCAACGGTTGGCCCACCGCGCTGGACCGCGAGACCCGCTTCGCGGTCGCTCGCGCACTCGCGGGTTGGCATTCCTTCACCCCAGACCCCTACAAGGAACGCGTCGACCGGGCTGGTGATGCGCTCCTCGCCAATCCCCCTCCGCCCGGCTGGCGCCCGCTCGGCCCCGACGACGAGCTGCTGCGCATGCTCCTCCCCGACGAGGAAGCCTGA
- a CDS encoding hybrid sensor histidine kinase/response regulator: MTPSEHIPAERTQEGAPRPRASILMVDDHPSNLLALEAILDPLGQELVKATSGEEALKFLLKRDFAVILMDVQMPGLDGFQTATLIKQRERTRTIPIIFLTALSRDAAHVFKGYAHGAVDYLLKPFDPEILRSKVSVFVDLFLKEQQIQRQAAQLRQREREVLERQSELRYRRLTESLPEVMWAARPDGTFSYANRVGRDYTGVQEDQPVSLATFLEFVHPTDRDSMRHVWEQAIRLGQRVEREFRLRRFDGVYRWHLLRAVPERDETSQLVGWIAIATDIDDKRRAEEALGRFKTTLDATLDCVLMFSPDSLTLTYANAGAAKQLASSVEELVGLSVLEVEGAFDEAGFRKLLAPLLSGTLPSQTYSTTHRRRDGTEVPVEVVLQFVAANDGPGRFISVARDITERQRAETALRLASEAKDAFLAAASHELRTPLAAAKGHAHLALLKLGNETEAGPGKSLKIINRQIDRMAKLVEDLLDISRLQAGRLSLELERFDMTELVRETRDRMAVLSQGHELHVDTPEHLEGTWDRGRLDQVLTNLLSNAIRYSPEGGEVEVRLTGEGEEGVHLAVRDRGVGIPKDKQALIFERFGRAHGSKYGGLGLGLTISQGIVEQHGGRIWVESAGVPGEGSTFHVWLPRETGPQLANVHQSSGTRTAS, encoded by the coding sequence ATGACGCCTAGCGAACACATCCCCGCCGAACGCACCCAGGAAGGCGCCCCGCGCCCGCGGGCCAGCATCTTGATGGTGGATGACCATCCGTCCAACCTGCTCGCGCTCGAGGCCATCCTCGACCCGCTGGGCCAGGAACTGGTGAAGGCCACCAGCGGCGAGGAAGCACTCAAGTTCCTGCTCAAGCGCGACTTCGCGGTCATCCTGATGGACGTGCAGATGCCGGGCCTGGACGGCTTCCAGACGGCCACGCTCATCAAGCAGCGCGAGCGCACGCGCACCATCCCCATCATCTTCCTCACCGCGCTCAGCCGCGACGCGGCCCACGTCTTCAAGGGCTACGCGCACGGCGCGGTGGACTACCTGCTCAAGCCGTTCGACCCCGAAATCCTCCGCTCCAAGGTCAGCGTCTTCGTGGACCTGTTCCTCAAGGAGCAGCAGATTCAGCGGCAGGCGGCGCAATTGCGCCAGCGCGAGCGCGAGGTCCTGGAGCGGCAGAGCGAGCTGCGCTACCGGCGCCTCACCGAGTCGCTGCCGGAAGTCATGTGGGCGGCGCGGCCGGATGGCACCTTCTCGTATGCCAACCGCGTCGGCCGCGACTACACGGGCGTCCAGGAGGACCAGCCCGTGTCGCTGGCCACCTTCCTGGAGTTCGTCCACCCGACAGACCGGGACTCCATGCGCCATGTCTGGGAGCAGGCCATCCGCCTGGGCCAGCGCGTGGAGCGCGAGTTCCGCCTGCGCCGCTTCGACGGCGTGTACCGCTGGCACCTGCTGCGCGCGGTGCCGGAGCGCGATGAGACAAGCCAGCTCGTGGGGTGGATTGCCATTGCCACGGACATCGACGACAAGCGCCGCGCCGAGGAGGCCCTGGGCCGCTTCAAGACGACGCTGGACGCCACGCTGGACTGTGTCCTCATGTTCTCCCCGGACTCGCTGACGCTCACCTACGCCAACGCGGGCGCGGCCAAGCAGCTCGCCAGCAGCGTGGAGGAATTGGTGGGGCTGTCCGTGCTGGAGGTGGAGGGCGCCTTCGACGAGGCGGGCTTCCGCAAGCTGCTGGCCCCACTGCTCAGCGGCACGCTGCCGAGCCAGACGTACTCCACCACGCACCGTCGCCGCGACGGCACCGAGGTGCCGGTGGAGGTGGTGCTCCAGTTCGTGGCCGCCAATGACGGCCCGGGCCGCTTCATCTCCGTGGCGCGCGACATCACGGAGCGGCAGCGCGCGGAGACGGCGCTGCGGCTGGCCAGCGAGGCCAAGGACGCCTTCCTCGCGGCCGCGAGTCACGAGCTGCGCACGCCGCTGGCGGCGGCCAAGGGCCACGCGCACCTGGCCCTGCTCAAGCTGGGCAACGAGACGGAGGCGGGGCCGGGCAAGTCGCTCAAAATCATCAACCGTCAAATCGACCGGATGGCCAAGCTGGTGGAGGACCTGCTGGACATCAGCCGGTTGCAGGCGGGGCGCCTGTCGCTGGAGCTGGAGCGGTTCGACATGACCGAGCTGGTGCGCGAGACGCGAGACCGCATGGCGGTGCTCTCGCAGGGGCACGAGCTGCACGTGGACACGCCGGAGCACCTGGAGGGCACGTGGGACCGGGGGCGCCTGGACCAGGTGCTGACGAATCTCCTGTCCAACGCCATCCGCTACTCGCCCGAGGGCGGAGAGGTGGAGGTGCGGCTCACCGGTGAGGGCGAGGAGGGCGTGCACCTGGCGGTGAGAGACAGGGGTGTGGGCATCCCCAAGGACAAGCAGGCGCTCATCTTCGAGCGCTTCGGCCGCGCGCACGGCAGCAAGTACGGCGGGCTGGGGCTGGGGCTCACCATCAGCCAGGGCATCGTCGAGCAGCACGGCGGCCGCATCTGGGTGGAGTCCGCGGGCGTGCCCGGTGAGGGCTCTACGTTCCACGTGTGGCTGCCGCGCGAGACGGGGCCGCAGCTCGCCAACGTGCACCAGTCCAGCGGTACGCGCACCGCGAGCTGA
- a CDS encoding DUF2380 domain-containing protein, which produces MKGSTNNVASALSKLASRPPTPLTRRGLTGVNGVFSRHLDYGSKQLSWLRGSLGSTTALIATAGKVGEPDMELGILQMTGPRLQAAMFGAMLLAVWLDFLQLADVVLRECPAYSIEALFVDMNRIQQRMAPTMASLASADPGQVEAATLAMPELMGQLTREFDAIRDGARRSMENQAKTFAAVQFVEMLTLASALQASLPRLPPAAPAMLGTGLVMGSGGVMAGSQLVVSAEWVEMIRRLVQAGVISIPAVSAAVRIHGGQVMMAQSNGELPEGVREALGDSPEVRAMHETGRAGAGMSENPLHHVFPRERRAWFQQRGFTGDLDIDNFCVRLEKAHHEAIHGGGNWRLGRTWPGEWNRMIMDELLRVEARTGDVLTSNEVLKIVAQRMKAYDIPMSFSPWRGP; this is translated from the coding sequence TGGACTACGGCTCCAAGCAACTGTCCTGGCTGCGCGGCTCGCTCGGGAGCACCACCGCGCTAATCGCTACCGCGGGGAAGGTGGGTGAGCCGGACATGGAGCTGGGCATCCTCCAGATGACAGGCCCTCGGCTTCAGGCGGCCATGTTCGGCGCCATGTTGTTGGCCGTATGGCTCGACTTCCTCCAACTCGCGGACGTCGTGCTCCGCGAGTGTCCCGCCTACAGCATCGAGGCATTGTTCGTGGACATGAACCGGATTCAGCAGCGGATGGCGCCCACCATGGCCTCGCTCGCTTCCGCGGACCCCGGGCAGGTCGAGGCCGCGACGCTCGCCATGCCGGAGTTGATGGGGCAACTGACTCGCGAGTTCGACGCCATCCGTGATGGCGCACGCAGGTCCATGGAGAACCAGGCGAAGACATTCGCAGCGGTGCAGTTCGTGGAGATGCTCACCCTGGCCTCGGCACTGCAAGCATCGTTGCCACGGCTGCCACCCGCCGCTCCCGCCATGCTCGGCACGGGCCTCGTCATGGGCTCGGGAGGTGTCATGGCGGGCTCACAGCTCGTCGTCTCCGCCGAGTGGGTAGAGATGATTCGCCGCCTCGTGCAGGCGGGCGTCATCTCCATTCCCGCCGTCAGCGCGGCGGTCCGCATTCACGGCGGTCAGGTGATGATGGCGCAGTCGAATGGCGAACTGCCGGAGGGCGTTCGCGAAGCGCTGGGGGACAGTCCCGAAGTGCGCGCCATGCACGAGACCGGCAGAGCCGGGGCGGGCATGTCCGAGAATCCACTGCACCACGTCTTCCCACGAGAACGACGCGCATGGTTCCAGCAGCGCGGATTCACGGGCGACCTGGACATCGACAACTTCTGCGTCCGGCTGGAGAAGGCGCACCACGAGGCGATTCACGGCGGCGGCAACTGGCGCCTGGGACGTACGTGGCCCGGTGAGTGGAACCGGATGATCATGGATGAGTTGCTCAGAGTCGAGGCCAGGACTGGCGACGTGTTGACGAGTAACGAAGTCTTGAAGATTGTCGCCCAGCGCATGAAGGCCTACGACATCCCGATGAGCTTCTCTCCTTGGAGGGGGCCATGA
- a CDS encoding HAMP domain-containing protein: protein MQPLLAALRAVQAGDFSVRLPAGGTDAVMAEIARAFNSVVTLNSAMTQEMVRVERVVGREGRMGERVSLGDVSGDWATSINSINALIGDLVQPTTEVARVLVAVAEGDLTQKMALEIDGQPVKGEFLRIGTTVNAMVDQLNSFAAEVTRVAKEVGSDGKLGGQADVKGVSGVWKDLTDNVNLMANNLTAQVRNIAEVSTAVANGDLSKKITVDARGEVFELKSTINTMVDQLNGFASEVTRVAREVGTEGKLGGQAAVPGVSGTWKDLTDNVNFMASNLTTQVRGIVKVVTAVANGDLTQKLMVPSQGEIAALGATLNNMTDTLNVFAQQVTSVARTVGVEGKLGAQAQVPGAAGTWKDLTDNVNLMANNLTAQVRNIAEVTTAVAKGDLSKKITVDVRGEVLELKDTINTMVDQLRAFASEVTRVAREVGTDGKLGGQADVKGVAGVWKDLTDNVNYMASNLTTQVRNIALVTTSVANGDLSKKITVDARGEILELKNTINTMVDQLNSFASEVTRVAREVGTHGKLGGQAEVRGVSGTWKDLTDNVNVMAVNLTTQVRGIAKVVTAVANGDLTQRLKMEAKGEVAELADTINAMTQTLSIFAQQVTDVARTVGVEGKLGAQAVVPGVAGTWKDLTNNVNLLANNLTDQVRNIAEVTTAVAKGDLSRKITVDAKGEVLELKSTINTMVDQLRAFASEVTRVAKEVGTDGKLGGQADVKGVSGVWKDLTDNVNFMASNLTSQVRGIVRVVTAVANGDLSQKLTMEAKGEIAALADTINAMTQTLSIFAQQVTDVARTVGVEGKLGAQAEVPGVAGTWKDLTNNVNLLANNLTAQVRNIAEVTTAVANGDLSKKITVDAKGEVLELKSTINTMVDQLRAFAAEVTRVAKEVGTEGKLGGQADVKGVSGVWKDLTDNVNVLAGNLTDQVRNIAKVTTAVANGDLSQKITVSVKGEVLELKNTINTMVDQLRAFASEVTRVAKEVGTEGKLGGQAAVPGVAGVWKDLTDNVNVLAGNLTDQVRNIAKVTTAVANGDLSQKISVEARGEILELKSTINTMVDQLRAFAAEVTRVAKEVGTDGKLGGQAAVPGVAGTWKDLTDNVNSMASNLTAQVRNIALVTTAVANGDLSKKITVDAKGEILELKDTINIMVDQLNSFASEVTRVAREVGTEGKLGGQAEVRGVSGVWKDLTDNVNFMARNLTTQVRGIVKVVTAVANGDLKQKLVVEAKGEVAALAETINNMTDTLGTFAEQVSTVAREVGVEGKLGGQARVPGVAGTWKDLTDNVNFMASNLTTQVRGIVRVVTAVANGDLTQKLIVDAKGEVAALADTINNMTDTLGTFAEQVSTVAREVGIEGKLGGQARVPGARGTWRQLTDNVNQLAGTLTSQLRAISDVATAVTKGDLTRSITVVAEGEVAALKDNINQMIVNLRETTQKNQEQDWLKTNLAKFSGMMQGQKSLDAVSRLIMSELTPLVSAHHGAFFLVDAEAGTPLLKLTSTYAYRERKHIANRFRLGEGLVGQAALERKTILLTKVPSDYITISSGLGEATPLNIIVLPVLFEGEVKAVIELASFHPFSAIHQIFLDQLTETIGVVLNMIIANMRTEQLLLQSQGLTQELQSQSKELTVQQEQLKRTNIELEEKAKLLEEQNRRVEEKNNEVERARVSLEEKAEQLTVISKYKSEFLANMSHELRTPLNSLLILAKLLSDNKDGNLSNKQVEYANTIYASGGDLLSLINEILDLSKVEAGKMQVEPRDIVLSELNQFIDRGFRPVAEQKGLTFTVEVAAGTPRHIRTDPQRLQQVLKNLLSNAFKFTDEGSVRMKVALAERSVRFDHEVLKRSRHVLAFAVTDTGIGIPKDKQRLIFEAFQQADGSTARKYGGTGLGLSISREIAKLLGGEIHVQSEPKKGSTFTLYLPPEYVGPEDDGLPPLSGSGDSSIPRVPGPLEPMGSAPVLTPAVAESSHVLDAALPPPVEASQASVAVEDDREHIREGDRVLLVIEDDVKFARIMVQMAREKGFKALVATRGDTGLSMANEYQPHAITLDIQLPVVDGWSVLDRLKRNPRTRHIPVHVISVMDKHQGNAQGAFGYLTKPVSKEGLERVFNQLSSFLERKERRLLLVEDDDVQRDSLVKLLSEGGDVAVTAVATGEEVLKNLEENEYDCLVIDLLLPDTDGTKLVEEIKTQQRFRDLPIVVYTGKELTPKDEARLRRYTGSVILKSGSKSPELLLSDTALFLHRLDQNLPPRARAALSQRNEKDSELTAKKVLVVDDDMRNIFALTSVLENHGMQVVFAENGRAAIEMLEQHRDVDIVLMDVMMPEMDGYETMRAIRKDLKYASLPIIAVTAKALKDDREKCMAAGASDYLPKPVDTDKLLELIRLWVSA from the coding sequence ATGCAGCCGCTGCTCGCCGCGCTTCGCGCCGTGCAGGCCGGTGACTTCTCCGTGCGCCTCCCCGCCGGCGGCACCGACGCGGTGATGGCGGAGATTGCCCGCGCCTTCAACTCGGTGGTGACGCTCAACTCCGCGATGACGCAGGAGATGGTCCGCGTGGAGCGCGTCGTCGGCCGCGAGGGCCGCATGGGCGAGCGCGTCTCGCTCGGCGACGTCAGCGGCGACTGGGCCACGAGCATCAACAGCATCAACGCCCTCATCGGCGACCTGGTGCAGCCCACCACGGAAGTCGCGCGCGTGCTGGTGGCGGTGGCCGAAGGCGACCTCACCCAGAAGATGGCCCTCGAAATCGATGGCCAGCCGGTGAAGGGCGAGTTCCTCCGCATCGGCACCACCGTGAACGCGATGGTGGATCAGCTCAACTCGTTTGCCGCGGAAGTGACGCGCGTCGCGAAGGAAGTGGGCAGCGACGGCAAGCTGGGCGGACAGGCCGACGTGAAGGGCGTGTCCGGCGTGTGGAAGGACCTCACGGACAACGTGAACCTGATGGCCAACAACCTCACGGCCCAGGTTCGCAACATCGCCGAGGTGTCCACCGCCGTCGCCAACGGCGACCTGTCCAAGAAGATTACGGTGGACGCGCGCGGAGAGGTCTTCGAGCTGAAGAGCACCATCAACACGATGGTGGACCAGCTCAACGGCTTCGCCTCGGAAGTGACGCGCGTGGCCCGTGAAGTGGGCACGGAAGGAAAGCTGGGCGGTCAGGCCGCGGTGCCCGGCGTGTCCGGCACGTGGAAGGACCTCACGGACAACGTGAACTTCATGGCGTCCAACCTCACCACCCAGGTGCGCGGCATCGTCAAGGTGGTGACGGCCGTCGCCAACGGTGACCTCACCCAGAAGCTGATGGTGCCGTCGCAGGGTGAGATTGCCGCGCTGGGCGCGACGCTCAACAACATGACGGACACGCTCAACGTGTTCGCGCAGCAGGTGACCAGTGTCGCCCGCACGGTGGGTGTCGAGGGCAAGCTGGGCGCCCAGGCCCAGGTGCCCGGCGCCGCCGGCACGTGGAAGGACCTCACGGACAACGTGAACCTGATGGCCAACAACCTCACGGCCCAGGTGCGCAACATCGCCGAGGTGACGACGGCCGTCGCCAAGGGTGACCTGTCCAAGAAGATTACGGTGGACGTGAGGGGCGAGGTGCTCGAGCTGAAGGACACCATCAACACGATGGTGGACCAGCTCCGCGCCTTCGCCTCGGAAGTGACGCGCGTTGCGCGCGAGGTGGGCACCGACGGCAAGCTGGGCGGTCAGGCCGACGTGAAGGGCGTTGCCGGCGTGTGGAAGGACCTCACCGACAACGTGAACTACATGGCCTCCAACCTCACCACGCAGGTGCGCAACATCGCGCTGGTGACGACCTCGGTGGCCAACGGCGACCTGTCCAAGAAGATTACGGTCGACGCGCGCGGCGAGATTCTCGAGCTGAAGAACACCATCAACACGATGGTGGACCAGCTCAACTCGTTCGCCTCGGAAGTGACGCGCGTTGCTCGCGAGGTGGGTACGCACGGCAAGCTGGGCGGCCAGGCCGAGGTGCGCGGCGTGTCCGGCACGTGGAAGGACCTCACGGACAACGTGAACGTGATGGCCGTCAACCTCACCACGCAGGTGCGCGGCATCGCGAAGGTGGTGACGGCCGTCGCGAATGGTGACCTGACCCAGCGCCTGAAGATGGAGGCCAAGGGCGAGGTGGCCGAGCTGGCCGACACCATCAACGCGATGACGCAGACGCTGTCCATCTTCGCCCAGCAGGTGACAGACGTCGCCCGCACGGTGGGCGTGGAAGGGAAGCTGGGCGCCCAGGCGGTGGTGCCCGGTGTGGCCGGTACGTGGAAGGACCTCACGAACAACGTGAACCTGCTCGCGAACAACCTCACCGACCAGGTTCGCAACATCGCCGAGGTGACGACGGCCGTCGCGAAGGGCGACCTGTCCCGCAAGATTACGGTCGACGCGAAGGGCGAGGTGCTCGAGCTGAAGAGCACCATCAACACGATGGTGGACCAGCTCCGCGCCTTCGCCTCGGAAGTGACGCGCGTCGCGAAGGAAGTGGGTACGGACGGAAAGCTCGGCGGTCAGGCCGACGTGAAGGGCGTGTCCGGCGTCTGGAAGGACCTCACGGACAACGTGAACTTCATGGCGTCCAACCTCACCAGCCAGGTGCGCGGCATCGTGCGCGTGGTGACGGCGGTGGCCAACGGCGACCTGTCCCAGAAGCTGACGATGGAAGCGAAGGGCGAGATTGCCGCCCTCGCGGACACCATCAACGCGATGACGCAGACGCTGTCCATCTTCGCCCAGCAGGTGACGGACGTCGCCCGCACGGTGGGCGTGGAAGGCAAGCTGGGCGCCCAGGCCGAGGTGCCGGGCGTCGCGGGCACGTGGAAGGACCTCACGAACAACGTGAACCTGCTCGCGAACAACCTCACCGCGCAGGTGCGAAACATCGCGGAAGTCACCACCGCCGTCGCGAATGGTGACCTGTCGAAGAAGATTACGGTCGACGCGAAGGGCGAGGTGCTGGAGCTGAAGAGCACCATCAACACGATGGTGGACCAGCTCCGCGCGTTCGCCGCCGAAGTGACTCGCGTCGCCAAGGAAGTGGGTACGGAAGGCAAGCTGGGCGGACAGGCCGACGTGAAGGGCGTGTCCGGCGTGTGGAAGGACCTCACGGACAATGTGAACGTCCTCGCCGGCAACCTCACCGACCAGGTGCGAAACATCGCCAAGGTGACGACGGCCGTCGCCAACGGCGACCTGTCTCAGAAAATCACTGTGTCCGTGAAGGGCGAGGTGCTCGAGCTGAAGAACACCATCAACACGATGGTGGACCAGCTCCGCGCGTTCGCCTCCGAGGTGACTCGCGTCGCCAAGGAAGTGGGCACGGAGGGCAAGCTGGGTGGTCAGGCCGCGGTGCCCGGTGTCGCCGGCGTGTGGAAGGACCTCACGGACAACGTGAACGTCCTCGCCGGCAACCTGACGGACCAGGTGCGAAACATCGCCAAGGTGACGACGGCCGTCGCGAATGGCGACCTGTCGCAGAAGATTTCCGTCGAGGCGCGCGGCGAAATCCTGGAGCTGAAGAGCACCATCAACACGATGGTGGACCAGCTCCGTGCCTTCGCCGCCGAGGTGACGCGCGTCGCGAAGGAAGTGGGTACCGACGGCAAGCTGGGTGGTCAGGCCGCGGTGCCGGGAGTCGCCGGCACGTGGAAGGACCTCACGGACAACGTGAACAGCATGGCCTCCAACCTCACCGCGCAGGTGCGCAACATCGCGCTGGTGACGACGGCCGTCGCGAACGGTGACTTGTCCAAGAAGATTACGGTCGACGCGAAGGGCGAAATCCTGGAGCTGAAGGACACCATCAACATCATGGTGGACCAGCTCAACAGCTTCGCTTCCGAAGTGACTCGCGTGGCCCGTGAAGTGGGTACGGAAGGAAAGCTGGGAGGGCAGGCGGAAGTGCGCGGCGTGTCCGGCGTCTGGAAGGACCTGACGGACAACGTGAACTTCATGGCCCGCAACCTCACCACGCAGGTGCGCGGCATCGTCAAGGTGGTGACGGCCGTCGCCAACGGCGACCTGAAGCAGAAGCTCGTCGTGGAAGCGAAGGGCGAAGTCGCCGCGCTCGCGGAGACCATCAACAACATGACGGACACGCTGGGCACCTTCGCCGAGCAGGTGTCCACGGTGGCTCGCGAGGTGGGCGTCGAAGGGAAGCTGGGCGGTCAGGCCCGCGTGCCCGGTGTGGCCGGCACGTGGAAGGACCTCACCGACAACGTGAACTTCATGGCGTCCAACCTCACCACGCAGGTGCGCGGCATCGTGCGCGTGGTGACCGCCGTCGCGAATGGCGACCTGACCCAGAAGCTCATCGTCGACGCGAAGGGTGAAGTCGCCGCGCTCGCGGACACCATCAACAACATGACGGACACGCTGGGCACCTTCGCCGAGCAGGTGTCCACGGTGGCCCGCGAGGTGGGTATCGAAGGAAAGCTGGGCGGCCAGGCCCGCGTGCCCGGTGCGCGCGGCACGTGGCGGCAGCTCACGGACAACGTGAACCAGCTCGCCGGTACCCTGACGAGCCAGCTGCGCGCCATCTCCGACGTGGCCACCGCCGTGACGAAGGGCGACCTGACTCGCAGCATCACCGTCGTCGCGGAAGGCGAAGTGGCGGCGCTGAAGGACAACATCAACCAGATGATCGTCAACCTGCGTGAGACCACGCAGAAGAACCAGGAGCAGGACTGGCTCAAGACGAACCTGGCGAAGTTCTCCGGCATGATGCAGGGCCAGAAGAGCCTGGACGCCGTCAGCCGCCTCATCATGAGCGAGCTGACGCCGCTGGTCTCCGCCCACCACGGCGCCTTCTTCCTGGTGGACGCCGAGGCCGGCACGCCCCTGCTGAAGCTCACCAGCACCTACGCGTACCGGGAGCGCAAGCACATCGCCAACCGCTTCCGGCTGGGCGAGGGGCTCGTCGGTCAGGCCGCCCTGGAGCGGAAGACGATTCTGCTCACCAAGGTGCCCTCGGACTACATCACCATCTCCTCGGGCCTGGGTGAGGCCACGCCGCTCAACATCATCGTCCTGCCCGTCCTCTTCGAGGGCGAGGTCAAGGCCGTCATCGAGCTGGCGTCGTTCCACCCGTTCAGCGCCATCCACCAAATCTTCCTGGACCAGCTCACAGAGACCATTGGCGTGGTGCTCAACATGATCATCGCCAACATGCGCACGGAGCAGCTGCTGCTCCAGTCGCAGGGCCTCACGCAGGAGCTGCAGAGCCAGTCCAAGGAGCTCACGGTCCAGCAGGAGCAGCTCAAGCGCACGAACATCGAGCTGGAGGAGAAGGCGAAGCTGCTCGAGGAGCAGAACCGCCGCGTCGAGGAGAAGAACAACGAGGTGGAGCGCGCCCGCGTCAGCCTCGAGGAGAAGGCGGAGCAGCTCACCGTCATCTCCAAGTACAAGAGCGAGTTCCTGGCCAACATGAGCCACGAGCTGCGCACGCCGCTCAACTCGCTGCTCATCCTCGCCAAGCTGCTGTCGGACAACAAGGACGGCAACCTCAGCAACAAGCAGGTGGAGTACGCCAACACCATCTACGCGTCGGGTGGCGACCTGCTCAGCCTCATCAACGAGATTCTGGACCTCTCCAAGGTGGAGGCCGGGAAGATGCAGGTGGAGCCGCGGGACATCGTCCTGTCCGAGCTCAACCAGTTCATCGACCGCGGCTTCCGCCCGGTGGCGGAGCAGAAGGGCCTCACCTTCACGGTGGAGGTGGCGGCGGGCACGCCGCGGCACATCCGCACGGACCCGCAGCGCCTGCAGCAGGTGCTGAAGAACCTGCTCTCCAATGCCTTCAAGTTCACCGACGAGGGCAGCGTCCGGATGAAGGTGGCGCTGGCGGAGCGCTCGGTGCGCTTCGACCACGAGGTGCTCAAGCGCTCGCGGCACGTCCTCGCCTTCGCGGTGACGGACACGGGCATCGGCATCCCCAAGGACAAGCAGCGCCTCATCTTCGAGGCCTTCCAGCAGGCGGACGGCTCCACCGCGCGCAAGTACGGCGGCACCGGCCTGGGTCTGTCCATCAGCCGCGAAATCGCCAAGCTGCTGGGCGGCGAAATCCACGTGCAGAGCGAGCCGAAGAAGGGCAGCACCTTCACGCTGTACCTGCCGCCCGAGTACGTGGGCCCCGAGGACGACGGCCTCCCGCCGCTGTCCGGCTCCGGGGACTCGTCCATCCCCCGCGTGCCCGGACCGCTCGAGCCCATGGGCTCGGCGCCGGTCCTCACTCCGGCCGTGGCGGAGAGCAGCCACGTGCTGGACGCGGCCCTACCGCCGCCGGTGGAGGCCTCGCAGGCCTCCGTCGCAGTGGAGGACGACCGCGAGCACATCCGCGAGGGGGACCGCGTCCTGCTCGTGATTGAAGACGACGTGAAGTTCGCCCGCATCATGGTGCAGATGGCGCGCGAGAAGGGCTTCAAGGCGCTGGTGGCCACCCGCGGTGACACCGGCCTGTCCATGGCCAACGAGTACCAGCCGCACGCCATTACCCTGGACATCCAGCTGCCCGTGGTGGACGGCTGGAGCGTGCTGGACCGCCTCAAGCGCAACCCGCGCACGCGGCACATCCCGGTGCACGTCATCAGCGTCATGGACAAGCACCAGGGCAACGCGCAGGGCGCCTTCGGCTACCTCACCAAGCCCGTCAGCAAGGAGGGCCTGGAGCGCGTCTTCAACCAGCTCTCCAGCTTCCTGGAGCGCAAGGAGCGCCGGCTCCTGCTGGTGGAGGACGACGACGTCCAGCGCGACAGCCTGGTGAAGCTGCTCAGCGAGGGCGGCGACGTGGCCGTCACCGCCGTGGCCACCGGTGAGGAGGTGCTGAAGAACCTGGAGGAGAACGAGTACGACTGCCTCGTCATCGACCTGCTCCTGCCCGACACGGACGGCACCAAGCTGGTGGAGGAAATCAAGACGCAGCAGCGCTTCAGGGACTTGCCCATCGTCGTCTACACGGGCAAGGAGCTGACGCCCAAGGACGAGGCGCGGCTGCGCCGCTACACGGGCAGCGTCATCCTCAAGAGCGGCTCCAAGAGCCCGGAGTTGCTGCTCAGCGACACGGCGCTCTTCCTGCACCGGCTGGACCAGAACCTGCCGCCCCGGGCGCGGGCCGCGCTGTCCCAGCGCAACGAGAAGGACTCGGAGCTCACCGCCAAGAAGGTGCTCGTCGTCGACGACGACATGCGCAACATCTTCGCCCTCACCAGCGTGCTGGAGAACCACGGCATGCAGGTGGTGTTCGCGGAGAACGGGCGGGCCGCCATCGAGATGCTGGAGCAGCACCGCGACGTGGACATCGTCCTCATGGACGTGATGATGCCGGAGATGGACGGCTATGAGACCATGCGTGCCATCCGCAAGGACCTCAAGTACGCCAGCCTCCCCATCATCGCCGTCACCGCGAAGGCGCTGAAGGACGACCGCGAGAAGTGCATGGCCGCCGGGGCGAGCGACTACCTGCCCAAGCCGGTGGACACCGACAAGCTGCTGGAGCTCATCCGTCTGTGGGTGAGCGCCTGA